A genomic region of Arachis hypogaea cultivar Tifrunner chromosome 5, arahy.Tifrunner.gnm2.J5K5, whole genome shotgun sequence contains the following coding sequences:
- the LOC112799772 gene encoding cation transporter HKT1;3-like has product MKMFAWFGKKLQHLCSVLCGQLTLSTKSFFFLAACLCRFLLQQTNPLLVQIIYFVSLSSIGFGFLKIFKPRTSSPSFTPRNLDLFFTSVSSATVSSMSTVEMEVFSNPQLITITILMFVGGEVFTSMVGLHFIRSRLKTELDKIAASHARLSTTQPIIVDDQIELGSISKSKLDASKPENDDVDDDGDGEAIVSAYDETLHSSFGATSENLRYLSMKHLGFVILGYLVVVHVIGVLGVSLYIEVISSAKMVLKNKGLNRFTFSVFTVISTFASCGFVPTNENMVVFRKNSGMLLMLVPQVLLGNTLYPCCLRFCVWLLGKFNYKKKETRYLLKKTEEVGYKHLLSREYSIFLVATVFGFIVVQIVVFCSMDWNSQGLVGMNVYEKFVGVLFQSVNSRHSGETIVDLSILSSAILVLFVVMMYLPPYTSFLPLKDHEKDSEIRKRKGKLMENLIFSQLSYLVIFVILVCITERKNLKEDPLNFNVLNIVIEVISAYGNVGFSTGYSCKRQLHPEANCEDKWFGFVGKWSDEGKIILILVMFFGRLKKFNMNGGKAWKLL; this is encoded by the exons atgaagatgtTTGCTTGGTTTGGCAAGAAGTTACAACACCTTTGTAGCGTTTTATGTGGCCAACTCACTCTTTCTACCAAATCATTCTTCTTCCTTGCGGCATGCCTTTGCCGCTTCCTCCTCCAACAAACCAACCCTCTTTTGGTTCAAATCATCTACTTTGTTTCCCTTTCCTCAATTGGTTTTGGTTTCCTCAAGATTTTTAAGCCTAGAACATCATCACCCTCCTTCACCCCTAGGAACCTTGACTTGTTCTTCACCTCCGTTTCATCCGCCACGGTTTCGAGCATGTCCACGGTTGAGATGGAGGTGTTTTCCAACCCCCAACTAATCACCATTACCATTTTGATGTTTGTAGGTGGTGAGGTTTTCACTTCCATGGTAGGGTTACACTTTATTAGGTCAAGGCTCAAAACCGAGTTAGATAAAATTGCTGCCTCTCATGCTAGGCTTAGTACAACACAACCCATTATTGTTGATGACCAAATTGAACTTGGGTCGATCTCAAAATCTAAACTTGATGCTTCTAAACCCGAAAATGACGAcgttgatgatgatggtgatggtgagGCTATTGTTAGTGCGTATGATGAAACTTTGCATAGTTCTTTTGGTGCCACAAGTGAGAACTTGAGGTACTTGTCCATGAAGCATTTGGGTTTTGTAATTCTAGGTTACCTTGTAGTTGTCCATGTCATAGGGGTTTTGGGTGTGTCCCTTTATATTGAAGTTATTTCTAGTGCTAAAATGGTACTGAAGAATAAGGGTCTAAATAGGTTCACATTCTCTGTTTTCACCGTGATTTCAACTTTTGCAAGTTGTGGTTTTGTTCCAACTAATGAAAACATGGTTGTTTTTAGAAAGAATTCGGGTATGCTTCTAATGCTTGTTCCTCAAGTGCTTCTTGGGAACACATTGTACCCTTGTTGCTTGAGATTTTGTGTGTGGTTATTGGGAAAGTTTAACTATAAGAAGAAAGAGACAAGGTACCTTTTGAAGAAGACAGAGGAGGTTGGTTACAAACACTTGCTCTCAAGGGAGTATTCTATTTTCTTAGTTGCCACTGTTTTTGGGTTTATTGTGGTTCAAATTGTGGTGTTTTGTTCAATGGATTGGAATTCACAAGGTTTGGTGGGAATGAATGTTTATGAGAAGTTTGTTGGTGTGTTGTTCCAAAGTGTGAATTCAAGACACTCAGGAGAAACAATTGTGGATTTGTCAATACTATCTTCTGCTATCTTGGTCTTATTTGTGGTCATGAT GTACCTTCCTCCATACACCTCTTTTCTTCCATTGAAAGATCATGAGAAGGATTCagaaataagaaagagaaaaggaaaattaaTGGAAAATTTGATATTCTCTCAGCTCTCCTATTTAGTCATTTTCGTCATACTAGTGTGCATAACAGAGAGGAAGAACCTGAAGGaggatcctctcaattttaatGTTTTGAACATTGTTATTGAAGTTATAAG TGCATATGGGAACGTAGGGTTTAGTACAGGGTATAGTTGTAAAAGACAATTGCATCCAGAAGCaaactgtgaagacaaatggtttGGATTTGTGGGAAAATGGAGTGATGAGGGAAAGATTATTCTTATTCTTGTCATGTTTTTTGGAAGGCTCAAGAAATTCAACATGAATGGTGGCAAGGCTTGGAAGCTCCTCTAA
- the LOC112802014 gene encoding protein OSB2, chloroplastic has translation MNSLRRALRLFAAPADSTALILRSYSSSSTTRRRSKSIPPPPTDTAEIPRPKEIPFQPKVANAVNLIGQVRMPVQFQTFPDGRTYAATVITRQESHSSPFLWIPVIFEGDLAHSAACHLKEDDFIYVAGQLTADPPRLGENQTQSNSNIQVVVQSLNFVQGYPQLEKISATSKQECTASEEHVIDNTWNDLLSNPFEWWDVRYLKENPKGAAFERKTDGELLFINSSTPKWLQDKLDSMSIDLKPELKHSTNDLKKVRDSSLAPWTDLLDDPKQWNDYRDSKRDGQVNPRFPDFKRKDGNGALWLNNAPKWVLSRLEELKFDVPAVKSKQAKDSKGDEPWNDLVNNPTKWWDNRIDKRNPKAPDFKHKETGEVLWLNDSPSWVLSKLPPVKPKESAEFGRKKLVS, from the exons ATGAATTCTCTGCGGCGAGCGTTGCGATTGTTCGCTGCGCCCGCGGATTCAACGGCTCTGATCCTTCGATCATACTCCTCCTCCTCCACTACTCGCCGGCGATCCAAATCCATCCCTCCGCCGCCTACTGACACCGCTGAGATTCCAAGGCCGAAGGAGATCCCGTTCCAGCCGAAGGTAGCGAATGCCGTGAACCTAATCGGTCAGGTTCGGATGCCGGTTCAGTTCCAAACCTTTCCCGACGGCAGAACCTACGCCGCCACCGTTATCACTCGCCAAGAGTCACACTCTTCTCCTTTCCTTTG GATTCCAGTTATATTTGAGGGTGATTTAGCTCATTCTGCGGCTTGCCATCTCAAGGAAGACGATTTCATATATGTAGCTGGTCAACTCACTGCTGATCCGCCGCGTTTAGGtgaaaaccaaactcaaagtAATAGCAATATTCAG GTTGTTGTACAAAGCCTCAACTTTGTCCAAGGATATCCTCAACTGGAGAAAATATCTGCAACTTCAAAGCAAGAATGTACAG CAAGTGAGGAGCATGTCATAGACAACACTTGGAACGATCTCCTTTCTAACCCTTTTGAATGGTGGGATGTCCGATATCTAAAG GAGAATCCAAAGGGGGCAGCTTTTGAAAGAAAAACGGATGGGGAGTTACTCTTTATTAATAGTTCAACTCCCAAATGGCTGCAAGATAAACTGGATTCCATGTCAATTGATTTGAAACCTGAATTGAAGCACTCAACAA ATGATTTAAAGAAAGTTAGAGACTCTTCACTTGCTCCTTGGACTGATCTTTTGGATGACCCAAAGCAGTGGAATGATTACCGTGACAGCAAACGTGATGGGCAG GTGAATCCTAGGTTCCCTGACTTCAAACGCAAGGATGGAAACGGTGCCCTATGGCTTAACAACGCTCCAAAGTGGGTTTTATCTAGACTCGAAGAACTGAAATTTGATGTTCCAGCTGTAAAATCAAAACAAGCAAAGGACTCTAAAG GTGATGAGCCCTGGAATGATTTGGTCAATAACCCTACTAAATGGTGGGATAACAGAATAGATAAG AGGAATCCAAAAGCTCCTGACTTTAAGCACAAAGAAACTGGTGAAGTGCTCTGgcttaatgattctcctagttggGTGTTATCAAAGTTGCCACCCGTGAAGCCAAAAGAAAGCGCAGAATTTGGTAGGAAGAAACTAGTTTCATGA
- the LOC112802013 gene encoding uncharacterized protein, with translation MQVDPTPPPSTAPLLPLSPRSSSTTTARRRPLVFTSLLTTTCISISAALAFAFLFFTSATSSATPPPHPHSRPLKKLHHPTVILISSDGFRFGYHLKSPNLPTLRRLISNGTSASAGLVPVFPSLTFPNHYSIVTGLYPPYHGIINNYFYDPITNEKFTMTSHEPKWWLGHPLWETVVSNGLKAATYFWPGSEVVKGQWNCPVNFCAHYNESVPFDDRVDTVLGYFDLPIDEIPSFITLYFEDPDHQGHQVGPDDPRITRAVENIDRVLGRLVKGLEKRGVFDDVSLVLVGDHGMVGTCDKKIVALADLSPWVEIPADWVHSLTPLLAIKPPEGVDPAGVVAKMNQGLSSGKVENGEFLKVYLKEDLPKRLHYAASDRIPPIIGLLEEGFTIEMKRSSAKECAGAHGYDNAFLSMRTIFIAHGPQFERGRLIPSFENVQIYNLVTSILNIKGASNNGSASFPESVLLPPAPSAM, from the coding sequence ATGCAAGTAGACCCAACACCGCCGCCGTCAACGGCACCGCTCCTCCCGCTCTCTCCTCgctcctcctccaccaccaccgctCGCCGCCGACCTCTCGTCTTCACCTCCCTCCTAACCACCACCTGCATCTCCATCTCCGCCGCCCTCGCCTTCGCCTTCCTCTTCTTCACCTCCGCCACCTCCTCCGCCACTCCACCGCCACATCCACACTCCCGCCCTCTGAAAAAGCTCCACCACCCCACCGTCATCCTCATCTCCTCCGACGGTTTCCGCTTCGGTTACCACCTCAAATCCCCAAACCTCCCTACCCTCCGCCGCCTAATCTCCAACGGCACCTCCGCCTCCGCCGGCCTCGTCCCAGTGTTCCCATCCCTCACCTTCCCCAACCACTATTCCATCGTCACCGGCCTCTACCCTCCCTACCATGGCATCATCAACAACTACTTCTACGATCCAATCACCAACGAGAAATTCACCATGACAAGCCACGAACCTAAATGGTGGTTAGGTCATCCGTTATGGGAAACCGTCGTCTCCAACGGTTTGAAAGCTGCCACATATTTCTGGCCAGGTTCTGAAGTTGTTAAGGGTCAGTGGAATTGTCCTGTGAATTTTTGTGCGCACTATAATGAATCTGTTCCTTTTGATGATAGGGTTGATACGGTATTAGGGTATTTTGATTTACCAATTGATGAGATTCCTTCGTTTATTACATTGTATTTTGAGGATCCTGATCATCAGGGTCACCAGGTTGGTCCTGATGATCCTAGAATTACTAGGGCTGTTGAGAATATTGATAGGGTTTTGGGGAGGTTGGTGAAGGGGTTGGAGAAAAGAGGGGTTTTTGATGATGTTAGTCTTGTTTTGGTTGGTGATCATGGCATGGTTGGAACATGTGATAAAAAGATTGTAGCTTTGGCGGATTTGAGTCCCTGGGTTGAGATTCCAGCCGATTGGGTGCATTCTCTGACGCCTTTGCTCGCGATTAAGCCGCCGGAAGGGGTTGATCCGGCAGGGGTTGTCGCCAAGATGAACCAAGGGTTGAGTTCTGGGAAGGTTGAGAATGGTGAGTTTCTCAAGGTTTACTTGAAAGAGGACTTGCCTAAGAGGTTGCATTATGCGGCAAGCGACCGGATTCCACCGATAATTGGGTTGCTTGAGGAAGGTTTTACGATCGAGATGAAGAGGAGCAGTGCCAAGGAGTGCGCCGGGGCGCATGGCTATGACAATGCCTTCCTGTCAATGAGGACTATTTTCATTGCTCATGGTCCTCAGTTTGAGAGAGGAAGGTTAATACCATCTTTTGAGAATGTTCAGATTTACAATTTGGTTACTTCTATTCTCAACATAAAGGGTGCTTCCAACAATGGTTCTGCTTCATTTCCTGAGTCTGTTCTTCTACCTCCTGCTCCATCGGCCATGTGA
- the LOC112802015 gene encoding phospholipase A2-alpha, with amino-acid sequence MVATLSLRYCYGIIFGCTFALNFFYIPVSALNIGAQTTGVAVSVSKECSRQCESSFCSVPPLLRYGKYCGLLYSGCPGERPCDGLDACCMKHDQCVQFKNNDYLSQECSQTFIDCMNKFKDTNAPTFKGNTCQVDDVIEVIHVVMEAALLAGRVFHKP; translated from the exons ATGGTTGCTACCCTTTCACTCAGGTATTGTTATGGTATAATCTTTGGTTGCACCTTTGCCCTTAACTTCTTTTACATTCCCGTTTCTGCCCTCAACATTGGAGCTCAAACCACTGGAGTTGCAGTCTCTGTG AGCAAAGAGTGTAGTAGGCAATGTGAGTCAAGCTTTTGTTCAG TGCCACCATTGTTGAGGTATGGAAAGTACTGTGGACTATTATATAGTGGATGCCCTGGGGAGAGACCTTGTGATGGACTTGATGCTTGTTGCATGAAGCATGATCAATGTGTTCAATTCAAAAACA ATGACTACCTAAGCCAAGAGTGCAGTCAAACATTCATAGACTGCATGAACAAGTTTAAGGACACAAATGCGCCAACATTCAAAGGAAACACATGCCAAGTTGATGATGTTATTGAAGTTATTCATGTTGTCATGGAAGCTGCTTTGTTGGCTGGAAGAGTTTTTCACAAGCCCTAG